One genomic window of Kaistia geumhonensis includes the following:
- a CDS encoding gamma-glutamylcyclotransferase family protein, whose product MTFLYFAYGSNMLPARLLGRCPSARVVGTGVARAWSLAFSKASKDGSGKATLVTDPNSAVPGVIFEIDLAEREQLDRHEGVGYGYRRDDTFAIEGSSVPASSYLGTSLDNTLRPFDWYLATVIAGAEYHGLDTAHVAALRGTRFVEDTELGRRTRVEAIEAMREHGIEDYRTLLERLG is encoded by the coding sequence ATGACATTTCTCTACTTCGCGTATGGCTCCAACATGTTGCCGGCCCGCCTGCTTGGCCGCTGCCCGTCTGCGAGGGTCGTAGGGACGGGAGTTGCACGCGCCTGGAGTCTTGCGTTTTCGAAGGCGAGTAAGGACGGCTCAGGAAAAGCGACCTTGGTGACCGACCCGAATTCGGCCGTGCCCGGAGTCATTTTCGAGATTGATCTGGCCGAACGAGAGCAGTTGGACCGGCACGAGGGGGTCGGCTATGGCTACCGGCGCGACGACACCTTCGCCATCGAGGGAAGCAGCGTTCCGGCGAGCAGCTATCTTGGCACCTCGTTGGACAACACATTGCGGCCTTTCGATTGGTACCTCGCGACCGTCATTGCCGGCGCGGAATATCATGGGCTGGATACAGCTCATGTCGCCGCACTGAGGGGCACGCGCTTCGTCGAGGATACTGAATTGGGTCGAAGGACTCGCGTCGAAGCCATTGAGGCGATGCGAGAGCATGGCATTGAGGATTACCGAACGCTTCTTGAACGCCTGGGATGA
- a CDS encoding CopG family transcriptional regulator → MRDRMNVYFPPEMLRQIADLADRKKLSRSAIVEAAVASFLSPDGADKREAAFARRLDRLSRQVQRLERDLGVTAETLALFVRFWLTITPPLPNDAQASAQAKGRERYEGFIETLGRRLQKGQSFLREIPDDISGVDAQDG, encoded by the coding sequence ATGCGCGACCGGATGAACGTCTATTTCCCGCCCGAGATGCTCCGCCAGATCGCCGATCTCGCCGACCGCAAGAAGCTCTCCCGCTCCGCGATCGTCGAAGCGGCGGTTGCGTCGTTCCTGTCACCCGATGGCGCCGACAAGCGCGAGGCCGCGTTCGCGCGCCGCCTTGATCGGCTGTCGCGTCAGGTCCAGCGTCTCGAGCGCGACCTCGGCGTCACCGCAGAAACCCTCGCCCTGTTCGTCCGGTTCTGGCTGACGATCACGCCGCCTTTGCCGAACGATGCTCAGGCGTCAGCACAGGCCAAAGGGCGGGAACGCTATGAAGGCTTCATCGAGACGCTGGGGAGGCGCCTGCAGAAGGGGCAAAGCTTCTTGAGGGAGATTCCGGACGATATCAGCGGGGTGGACGCACAAGATGGCTAA